In Tsuneonella sp. CC-YZS046, the genomic window CAGCTTGCCTGCTACGGTTCCGAAAGTTAGGAGGCGCGCGATATCCCCACCGCGACCGATCCCACAGCATGGAGTTTCTCAGATGACCGCCATTATCGACATTCACGGACGAGAAGTGCTGGATAGCCGTGGCAACCCGACCGTGGAGGTCGACGTTCTGCTGGAAGACGGCAGCTTTGGCCGCGCGGCGGTGCCGTCCGGCGCTTCCACCGGCGCTCACGAGGCGGTCGAACTGCGCGATGGGGACACGAGCCGATACATGGGCAAGGGCGTCCGCAAGGCTGTCGATGCGGTCAATGGCGAGATTTCGGACCGGCTGCTCGGCGTCGATGCGGAAGACCAGCGCGATGTCGATTTCGCCATGCTGGAACTGGATGGGACGGAAAACAAGGGCCGGCTTGGCGCCAACGCGATCCTCGGCACCAGTCTGGCCGTGGCCAAGGCTGCCGCCAATGCACGGGGCCTGCCGCTCTATTCCTACATCGGCGGCGTCTCCGCGCATCTGCTGCCGGTGCCGATGATGAACATCATCAATGGCGGAGAGCACGCCGACAATCCGATCGACTTCCAGGAGTTCATGATCATGCCGGTCGGCGCGGAAAGCCTCGCCGAAGGCGTGCGCTGGGGCGCCGAGATATTCCATACCCTGAAGAAAGGGCTTGGCGAAAAAGGCCTTTCCACCGCGGTTGGCGATGAAGGCGGCTTCGCGCCCAACCTTGCCAGCACTCGCGCCGCGCTCGATTTCATCATGGAATCGATCGAGCGGGTGGGCTTCAAGCCGGGCACGGAAATCGCGCTGGCGCTGGATTGCGCCTCGACGGAATTTTTCGCTGACGGCCGTTACGATATTGCGGGCGAGGGCCTGTCCCTCTCCGGCGAGGAAATGGCCGATTATCTTGCCGATCTCTGCGCCGCCTATCCGATCCGCTCGATCGAGGACGGCATGAGCGAGGATGATTTCGAAGGCTGGAAGGCGCTTACCGACAAGGTCGGGGACAAGGTGCAACTGGTCGGCGACGATCTCTTCGTCACCAATCCGAAGCGCCTGGAAATGGGCATCGGGCAGGGGCTGGCCAATTCCCTGCTGGTCAAGGTCAACCAGATCGGGTCGCTCACCGAAACGCTGGAAGCCGTCAGCATCGCCCAGCGCAATGGCTACACCGCGGTGATGAGCCATCGTTCCGGCGAAACCGAGGATTCCACGATTGCCGACCTCGCGGTCGCCACCAATTGCGGCCAGATCAAGACCGGCAGCCTTGCCCGTTCCGACCGGTTGGCAAAATACAACCAGCTCATCCGGATCGAGGAAGAGCTTGGCCAGGCCGCGCGCTACGCCGGCGAAAGCGCTTTCGGGCGCCTGGCCCGCTAAGGCAGGAGCGCAAGGGAGCCCCGGAAGTTTTCCGGCCGGGGCTCTGATCCTGCCTGTTCCTCACGGTTTTCTCAGGGCTGCGCACCCTGTTTTCCGGTTCCGTCACTTGGCGACGGCACGAGGCGCGGTTTCCTCATGGGCCTTTTCGGCCAGCGCTTCCATCCGCTCGATCTCTCGCTTTTTTCGGGGATTGAGCAGATATTGCCACACGCCCCAGCCATTGACGAAAAGCATGGCGATATTCTGGATCACGATAGGCGTGTTGCCGCTGAGGAGCCCGGCCGCGATCCACGCCAGGGCTACGAATACAAACAGCACGAAAGCCCAACCAGTGATCCGCCGCCCAAGATCGGAAGCTATCAGGCCCGCAGCCACGATGGCGCCAATCGCGCCAAACCACTCCATCGGCCCGTTCATGACAGGAAAATGCCGGCCACAGCGGGCAGTTCCCGTTTAGCGGGAGAAGCGTTCCTGCAAATCGAGAAGGACAATGGCGGCCTTCGCCGCTTCACCGCCCTTGTCCTTTTGCGCAGGGTCCGCGCGCACGAGGGCCTGCGCCTCGTTCTCCACGGTAAGGATGCCGTTGCCGATAGGGATTCCATCCATGGTGAGAGCCATGATGCCCCGCGCGCTTTCACCGGCCACGATCTCGAAATGATAGGTTTCGCCCCTGATGACGACACCGATCGCGACGAAGCCGTCATAATCGCCCAATTCCGCAGCCAGTGCGATAGTGCCCGGTATTTCAAGCGCTCCCGGCACGGTCAGGACGGAAACCTCGTGACCCGCTCCTTCCAAGGCCGCGCGGGCGCCGGCGACCAACAGATCGTTGAGATGATCGTAGAAACGCGCTTCAACAATCAGGAAACTCGCCATGTCATTCAGCCCCTTCCGGCAGGTCGATCGACTTCTGGCCCACAATCGCAAGCCCATAGCCACCCAGACCGACCAGGGAATGGCTGGTGTTGGTGAGCAGGATCATGTCCCGCACGCCGAGTTCGGTGAGAATTTGCGCCCCCACGCCATAGTCGCGTTGCATTTCACCCGGCGCGGGGTCCGGTGAAGGACCATGCTCGTTGCGGGAACGAATCGCCGTGCTGGCGAAGTTGCGGCCGGGGCGGTTGAGGAGAACCACGACGCCGGAACCTTCTTCCGAGATCATCCTCATCGCATTGGCAAGCAGCCCGGAACGAGGCGTCTCATCCGCGAACACATCGGGAAACAGCGAGAGCGCATGCATCCTCACAAGCGTCGGCTTGCTCGGATCGATGTGCCCTTTGACCAGGGTCATCGTTTCTTCCTGGGTCGCCTTGTTGAAATAGCTGTAGGCGGTCCAATCGCCGCCCCAGCGGCTCGAAAAACGGGTTTCCGCGGTCTTCTGGACCAGATGGTCGTGCGCCATGCGATAGGCGATAAGGTCGCGGATGGTGCCGATCTTCAGATCATGGAGGCGGGCAAAGCGGACCAGATCCTCCATCCGCGCCATCGATCCATCGTCATTCATGATCTCGCAGATCACGCCCGACGGATTCAGGCCGGCAAGGCGGGATATGTCGACCGATGCCTCGGTATGGCCGGCACGGACGAGGACTCCGCCTTCGCGGGCCACCAGCGGAAAGACATGCCCCGGCGTGACGATGTCCTCCGGGCCTTTCGATCCGTCGATTGCCACCGAGATCGTGCGCGCCCGGTCTGCCGCGCTTATTCCGGTGGTGACGCCTTCGCGGGCTTCGATGGAAGTGGTGAAGGCGGTGGCGTGCCGCGTGCGATTGTTGCGGCTCATCAATTCGAGGCCCAGTTCGGACACGCGCTGGTGGGCCATGGCCAGGCAGATCAGACCCCGGCCATGAGTGGCCATGAAATTGATCGCGGCAGGCGTCGCCATTTGCGCGGGGATGATCAGATCCCCTTCATTCTCGCGATCCTCGTCATCCACCAGGATATACATCCTGCCATTGCGCGCTTCCTCGATGATTTCCTCGATCGGCACGATCACTGGCGTTTCATTGTTGGATGAGAGGAAGCGTTCAAGCTTGGTGAGTGTTTCCGAAGTGGGGTTCCAGTTCGCTTCGGTGCAATCCCGCAGGGTATTCGCGTGAAGTCCGGCGGCGCGCGCCAGCGCATAGCGCGACATTTCGCCTTCGCTGACGATCTGCTTGATTCGCTCGATGGTTGGTGTGTTCATGAATGTGCGGATACCACATTTTAATGTGAGTGCAACTTGCCAATATCGGCGTTTGAATGCAGGGATGGACTTGCAATGAGGGCGGTATGGCCTCATTCCGGCGGAACGTCCAGTTCAGGAGATAGCATGCTCGAAGATGATGTTTTTGAGGCATTTCGGGACACGATGCGTCATATCGCGGCCCCTGTTTTCGCAATCTCGACGAAATATGAGGGCGTCCGCTCGGTCATTGTGGCGACAGCATTCAGTTCGGTCAGCTTCGATCCGCCCTCTCTCCTGATTTGCGTAAATCAGGAAACCTCCATTCATGCTCCGCTTATGAAAGCCGAACATTTCTGTGTGAATGTGCTGGGTCATTCCCACCGCAATGTGGCGGATGCCTGCGCCATGAAGAAGGGTGAAGAGCGTTTTTCAATAGGGGATTGGGAAGAGGAAATGGGCGTTCCAGTGCTCGTGGATGCCCAGTCCAGCCTGGTCTGCCGCACCGCCGACCGGCACCGCTTCGGCTCTCACACGATCTTCGTGGGCGAAGTGATCGGGGCCCGGCATCGGGACAATGCCAAGCCGCTTACCTATTTCGACCGGCGTTACATCGACATTTCCCAAGCGCCGGACCTCGCCTGAAAACGGGCCCTGAAAACAGGCCGGCTCAAGCCGGTCGTTCCATCCGGCGCCAGGCATTCCCGATATTCTTCCTCGATACTCGTCAACGCCAATGAAAGATTTTCGAAAGCAGGCTTGGCTTCTCCATCGGCCTGATCGGGCCGTAGATCATGCGCCTTAGCAAAGGATCCAGATTCGGGCGTTGTCGAACACCGTAATTTGCATGAATCGAACGAAAATCGGACTCGATCATTGGAGTGTCCTCCTCGGATGACCCCTCCCGCACTTCGCATGCATTTTACATCAGCTTCGGGCGAAAGCGAATAGCGAAATCCTGCGCCGGCATATCCCCGGCTCGTTTTCGCGCGGAGCTGGCTGGCCCGGACCAGGGTTGGCGATATCTGGCAAAATCTTGGCAAATCGGGACGTGGCATATCACCCGGCCCTCAGGCAGTTTGCGATGAAAGTGATGCGTCAGGCGCACCACTGGCTGAACTGAATGGGGTAGAGGATTCATGGCAAGCATCGCAGTGCAAGAACGTTCCGATACCGGTACGCAAGCCGAGGAATTCGATGTTCTTATCGTTGGAGCGGGGATTTCCGGTATAGGCAGCGCCTATCACCTGCTTACCCAGTGCCCGGACAAACGCTTCGTGGTGCTGGAGGCGCAGGAGGGGTTTGGCGGAACCTGGCGGACCCATAAATATCCGGGCACGCGCTCCGACTCGGATCTTTACACCTTCGGTTATCGCTTCAAGCCCTGGGTCGGTCCGCCGATCGCGACGAAGGCGGAAATTTGCAAGTATCTCGGCGAAGTCATCGACGAGAACGGCCTGGATCGCTTCATCCGCTATGGCTCGAAGATAACGGGATGCTCTTGGTCTAGCGAGGACCGCAAATGGACTGTCGAGGTCGGCGGTCAAGACGGGCGGCCAGGCAAAACCTATCGCTGCAATTTCCTCTGGATGTGCCAGGGCTATTACGATCACGACAACCCGTTTCTGCCCGATTGGCAGGGGTTGGACGATTTCAGGGGAACCCTGGTCCACGCCCAAAAGTGGGATGAAAACCTGGATTATGCAGGCAAACAGGTGGTGGTGATCGGGTCGGGCGCCACCGCCGCGACAGTCATTCCGGCGATGGCGGGGAAGGCCGGGCATGTGACCATGCTGCAGCGCTCCCCCACCTATTTCTTCTGCTATCCCAACCGCAGCGATCTTGCCGACCAACTGCGCCTGATCGGGGTGGACGAGCCGACAATCCACAGAGTGGTGCGGTTGCAGTATCTTCACGACCTGAAGACTCTCGACCGCCGCTCCCAGGAAGAGCCGGAAGTGGTCTTCGAGGAACTGAAGACCTTGATAAGGCAATATGCGGGCGACGACTTCAAGTTCGACCCGGATTTCACTCCTCGCTACCGCGTATGGCAGCAACGCCTCGCCTTCGTGCCCGATGGCGACATGTTCCGCGCGATCGGCGAGGGCAAGGTCTCGGCGGTGACGGATGAGATCGATCGCTTCGTGCCGGATGGCATCCGTTTGAAATCCGGCAAGGAATTGAAGGCGGATATCGTGGTCGCGGCGACCGGATTCCGGCTGTCAGTGATGGGCAACATCCCGTTCAAGGTGGACGGGAAAGAGATCGATTGGTCCGAGACGGCCACCTATCGCGGGATGATGTTCACCGGAGTGCCGAACCTGCTCTGGGTCTTCGGCTATTTCCGCGCGGCATGGACGCTGCGGGTGGACCTGATGGGCGATTTCGTCTGCCGCCTGCTCGAGCACATGGACAGCAAGGGTGCGAGCCAGGTGAAGGTGGTTGCCCCCTCCGGTGGAGAGAACGACCCGCTCCTGCCCTGGATAGAGTCGGAAAACTTCAATCCCGGCTATCTCATGCGCGATGTGGACAAGCTGCCCAAGCGGCTCGGCGAGCGTCCGGAGTGGCGGCATACCCAGAACTACTGGAAGGAAAGCGAAGATATTCCCGCTGTCGATCTGGACGGGCCGGAATTCGTGTATCGCTGAACCGGGCGGGCCGGGCTGGCCTAATTCGCCTTGCCCGAATTGATCAGGGTTCTGCGAAATTCGAGCGAACCCATGCCCGACCAGCGCTTGAAAGCCCTGGAAAAGCTCGAAGGTTCGGCGAAGCCCACCGCCGCAGCGATGGCTTCAACGGACATCGCCTTGTCGGCGAGCAATTCGCAGGCGCGCTGATAGCGGGCTTCGTCGATCAGGGTCGAGAACTTGGTTCCTTCCTCGGCAAGGCGCCGATGCAGCGTCCGCTCCGAGAGGGCCAGCCTTTCCGCCGCCTCGCTGGCCGAGGGAAATCTGTCGAACGCAATGCCCAGCATGGCCGTCAGGCGCTGGGATATCCGGGCATTGGATCGCGCAGCCTTGAGCAGGCCTTCGCATTTCGAGCTGTAAAGCAGCATCAGCTCCATATCGGCCAGCGGCAGCGAGGCATTCGCCGTGCCGGGCTTGAAGCGCCACTGAGTCTGTTCGGCATCGAATTGGACACGGCAGGGAAACAGGCGGCTGTCGATTTCCCATCCGGGAGGCGGCGGGGCCGCGACGCAGACTTCTTCCAGCGGAAGCTGGCCGCCCGTCAGGTCCGCGATCAGGGTCCGTATCGCGCCGAGATCCCGATATTGCGAGAAATGGCGCAGTTGCAGCGGCACGCCGTTATCTTCGCCGATCAGCGCGCAAGCATTGTTGGGGCCTCTCTCCAGGCGATAGCTGATAAGAGAATAGGTAAGCTCCTGATACCGGCAGGCCACGTTCAGGCCTTCGCCCAACGTTCGCGCCGTCATCATCGCCAAGCCGAAAGTTCCATATTTCATGGAACGATAGCGCAGCCCCATCCGCAGCCATTGATCGGCGCTTTGCCCTGTAACATCCGCGAAGGCCCGCTGCAGCTGAAGTTCTTCCTCGGCCAGCAAGTCGCATGTGCCGCTTTCGAAAGAGAGGGGCTTCAGCCGGTGATAATTGCAGAAGGAATCCCAACCGATGCGGAACTGATGGACCAGTTCATCGCGCATTATCCGGGCACTCAGATCGGGCAGCGCCGCCAGCAGCGTATCTGACCTCATCCTCTCTACCTTTCGTTTTTTCGAACGCTAGGCAGACAGGCAATGTGCGTCAAGCAAGCTGGCAATTTGCGTCAAGAAGTTGGCGACAGCGAACATGGCATTTGCTTAGTGTCCGTCTACTCGGAATGGGACACTGGAGGGGATAGTGACAACAATCGTCAGGCCGAAATGGCTGTTCTCGTTGATTGCCAGTCTGGCGCTCGCTGGCTGCGGCTCGGCTGATCGCACGACCACGGCCTCAGGCTCGCCCAATTGGGAGCGACTGCTCGCGGCAGCCGAAAATCCTAACGACTGGGTCACTTATGGCGGCACTTTCGATGAGCAGCGGTTCAGCGGGCTGACGCAAATCTCCGATGCCAATGTCGGCCAGCTGGGCCTCGCCTGGTCTTACGAGTTCGACACCAACCGGGCGCAGGAGACGACTCCCCTCGCATATGATGGCGTGATCTATGCCACCACCGCCTGGTCCAAGGTGTTTGCGCTGGATGCAACGACCGGGAAGCTGATCTGGAGCTACGATCCCGAAGTTCCGGGCGAGGCGGGAGCCAAGGGATGCTGCGATGTCGGCAATCGGGGCGCGGCGATCTATGACGGCAAGCTCTATTTCGGCACTTTCGACGGACGGCTGATCGCGCTCGACATCAAGACCGGAAAGCCGGTCTGGACAGTGGTTACGGTCGATCAATCCAAGCCTTACACCATCACGGGCGCGCCGCGTATCGTGAAGGGCAAGGTGGTTATCGGCAATGGCGGAGCGGAACTGGGCGTTCGCGGCTATGTCAGCGCTTACGATGCGGAAACCGGCAAGCAGGCCTGGCGCTTCTACACCGTGCCCGGCAATCCGGCGGACGGGCGGGACAATGCCGCGTCCGACAACGTGCTGGCGAGCAAGGCTTCCTCGACATGGTTCGGCAAGTTCTGGGAAGCGGGTGGGGGCGGCACGGTCTGGGATTCGATCGTCTACGATCCCGAACTCGATCAGCTTTACATCGGCGTCGGAAACGGCAGCCCATGGAATCACAAGATCCGCAGCCAGGGCAAGGGCGACAATCTGTTCCTGTCCTCCATCGTGGCGCTTGATCCGGATACCGGCAAATATCGCTGGCATTATCAGGCCTCGCCCGGGGAAAGCTGGGACTACACCAATACCCAGAGCATCATTCTCGCCACGCTCGACATCGAAGGAAAGCCGCGCAAGGTGCTGATGCAGGCGCCCAAGAACGGTTTCTTCTTCGTCATCGACAGGAACAACGGCAAGCTGCTCTCCGCAAAGAATTATGTCGAGGTGAACTGGGCCAGCGGCTATGATCTGAATACGGGCCGCCCAATCGAAAACCCCGAAGCGCGCTACGATCAAGGCTCTTTCGTGGCCATACCGGGCGCGTTGGGCGGGCATAACTGGCAGCCGATGGCTTTCAGCCCGAGAACCGGGCTGGCCTATATTCCGGGGCAGGACGCGGTGTTCGGCTATGACAATCCGGAGCAATATAAATATCGCCCCGGCCGCTGGAACACCGGCATCGGCACCATCGGAGCGGCCGCCCCGGACGATGCCAATCAGTTCCAGGCCATCCGCAAGATGCTGAGAGGCCGCCTGATCGCATGGGACCCGATCGGGCAGAAGGCGGCATGGACCTTCGACTATGACGAGCCATGGAACGGCGGGGTTCTCTCCACAGCCGGAAATCTCGTGTTCCAGGGTGACACGAAGGGCAATTTCCGCGCATTCGCGGCCGATAACGGCAAGGTCCTGTGGACGGCCAAGCTGGGCATGCCCATCATGGCCGCGCCGACCAGCTTTGCGGTCGATGGTGTGCAATATGTCGCGGTCGCGGCAGGTTATGGCGGGGCTTATGCCCTGACCAGCGCCTTCAACGACAATCCTTCCCCGCAGCAGAATGGCCGCCTCTATGTTTTCAAGGTCGGCGGCAAAGCCGCGATCCCGGAGCTTGCGAAGCTGGCTTTCGGCCCACCCAATCCTGCAACCGACAAGTTCACGCCGCAGCAGATTGCGCGGGGCAAGGAACAGTTCGCCACCGATTGCTGGATGTGCCACGGCCCCGGCAGCGTTTCGAGCGGTGTCGCCCCTGATCTGCGCCGATCCGGCGCGCTCGGCGATGCGCAGATGTGGAAGCAGATCGTGATTGACGGCGCCCTCAAGGATAGCGGCATGATCGGCTTTGCGAAATATATGACCGCCGCCGATGCCGAAGGCATCCGCGCCTATATCTCGGACCGCGCCGCTGCATTGAAGCAATCGGAAAAGGGAAGCGGCAAATGAGCAAGGCTGTAGTCCTGCCGGAAACGGCGGCGATCCTGGAAGCGTTGGCCGCGCAGGAAGGGCCGGCGCTCTCGGAAATGACGGCACCCGAAATGCGGAGCGTCTACGGGCAATTGGGCGATCTGTTCGACCTGCCGCCCGTGCCCGGAATAACCACGGCCGACTTTACAGGCGCGAGCATTCCCATGCGGGTCTATCATCCCGGCGAGCCGAAAGCGGCGCCCGTCATCGTGTATATGCATGGCGGGGGCTGGGTGATTGGCGATCTGGAGAGCCATCATTCGCTCTGCACCCAGATTGCCGGGCAGACCGGACTGCGAGTGGTGGCGGTCGATTACCGGCTCGCACCGGAAGCCAGATTCCCCGCCGCGCATGAGGATTGCATCGCGGCGGTCGGGCATGTGCTTTCCAGCCCTGCCGAGCTTGGCGCGCCAGTAACGGGGGTGGCTGTGGCCGGCGACAGTGCGGGCGCCAATCTCGCCTTTGCCGTTTCGAGCCATTACGGCGAGGGGGTGCTCGCCCAATTGCTGATCTACCCGGTGGGGGACTGTGCCGGGACCGATACCGCATCCTACAGGGATTTCGGCGAAGGCTATCTTCTCGACAAGCCTTTGATGGATCGCTTCATTGACGAATATCTTCCATCGGTAGAGGCCCGCGCGGATCTGCGCGTATCGCCTCTGCGGGGCGAGTTGGCGGGCAGATTCCCGCCCACCATGATACTCGCCGCCGGGCTTGATCCGCTGCGCGATGAAGGACGGCTGCTGGTGGGCAGAATTGCCCAGACGGGTAGTGAAGTGCATTTCCTCGAAGCGGAAGGCCTCATTCACGGGATGGCCACCATGCGCAAGGTCTTGCCTACGGGCGACCGGATCTTGCAGCAGACGTTCGGCCAGTTTGCAGAACTTATCAAAGATCGAAGTGATAAAGCACAGGAGCGAGAGGCATGAGAGATTATCTCGATTTCTATATCGATGGCGCATGGGTCTCGCCCGCGCAGCCGAAGACGCTGGATGTCATCGACCCGTCCACCGAGCAGCCGGTAGGGAGGATCAGCCTGGGCAGCGCGGCGGATGTCGATCGCGCGGTCGCGGCGGCGCAGCGGGCCTTTTCATCCTTCGGCCGAAGCTCGAAGGCTGAACGGCTCGATCTGCTCGACGCGATCATCGCGGCTTACAAGGCGCGGGAGAAGGATCTAGCCGATGCCGTGCGGGAGGAGATGGGCGCGCCATCGCTGCTGGCCAGCGGCGCGCATGTCCCGTTCGCGCTGATGCATTTCGAAACGGCGCGCAAATTGCTGCCCGATTTCAGTTACGACGTCGATCACGGCAGCACGCTGATTACGAAGGAACCGATCGGGGTGGTCGGGATGATTACCCCATGGAACTGGCCGCTCAATCAGATCGCCTGCAAGGTCGCGCCTGCCCTCGCGGTAGGATGCACGATGATCCTCAAGCCTTCGGAAGTGGCGCCTTTCAGCGGCCAGATCTTCGCGGAGGTGATGGATGCCGCTGGCGTTCCGGCCGGCGTGTTCAACATGGTGCAGGGCGATGGTCCTACCGTGGGGGCCGCCATTTCCGCCCATCCCGGGGTGGACATGGTTTCCTTCACGGGATCGACCCGTGGTGGCGTGGAAGTGGCGCGCAATGCGGCGAGCACGGTCAAGCGGGTCCATCAGGAGCTGGGCGGCAAGTCGGCCAATATCATCCTGGATGACGCCGATTTCGAATCCGCCGTCCATCAGGGCGTGGCAGCAATGATGGTGAACAGCGGCCAGAGCTGCAATGCACCCTCGCGCATGCTGGTCCCGGCCGCGCGAATGCAGGAAGCGAGCGAGATCGCAAAGCGGACCATCGCTCAGCAGAAAGTCGGCGCGCCGACCGAGGAGGTCAATCTTGGCCCGGTCGTGTCCGATGTGCAGTGGAACCGCATCCAGTCCCTAATCGAGAAGGGCATAGAGGAAGGGGCCGATCTGGTCGCGGGCGGCCCCGGAAAGCCGGAAGGCCTGAATCAGGGCTATTATGTCCGGCCCACGGTGTTCGGCGGCGTGAACAATCAGATGACGATCGCCCGCGAGGAGATCTTCGGGCCGGTGCTCGTCATCATCGGATACGACAATGAAGATCAGGCGATCGAGATCGCCAATGACACGCCCTATGGCCTCGCCGGATATGTCCAGTCAGGGGACATCGGCCACGCTCGTGATGTGGCTTCGAGGATACGGGCCGGGCAGGTCGCGCTGAACTATGCGCCGCTCGATCTCGCGGCTCCGTTCGGCGGCTACAAGCAATCCGGCAACGGGCGCGAGTGGGGTGAACATGCCTTCCATGAATTCATGGAAGCGAAGGCGGTGCTGGGTTACGCGCCCGCCTGACCATAGGTCTGATCCTGGGGACCCGATCCCGGATGAAACCGAAAAGGGGCGGTCGCATGTGCCGCCCCTTTCCTTTGCATCTAGCTTGCCGACCACGCGTCACCGCATCGCCGGGAGCCGCCACTCAGCCATATTGGGTGACGTAGTCCTTCACAAAATCGAAGTAGTTCTTGTTCCAGTTGAATTCGCACACGCCGACCCCGGCCACTCCGTCGAATTCCAGCGTCGCGCAGCCGGTGTTGATGATGGTCTTCGGATCGTGCGACGACTGCAGGATGCCGAACATCTTGTAATCGATGAATGACTTGCGCCCTTCGGTGTCGGTGACCGTCACCTGGAAGGTCTTCTGCAGCATGTCATCACCGAAGGTGAAATCGTAATCGACATCGGCGATGTGGCGCATCGCGCCGTCCTTGAAGAGGAAACCGCGCAGCTCGGTCTTGCCGAAGGCCTGCATCTCGAAAAAATGCATGGAAGAATCGCCGGTGGTGGCGTGAATCCATTTGTAGTGCTGATTGATCCCCCAGATGCGCGGACCCCAGCTGTGGTCGCGCACCAGAAAGCCCGTGTGGGGATATTTCTGGCCGTCGATCTCGATATCGGCCACGACCCGCCCATGCTGCTCGGTGCGGTTGTCGCCGAAATAAGGCGGGTTGCCCTTGGGGTGGGTGCTGAAGGGATAAGGCGGGTGCGTGCCCTCGAAGCTGGCCTTCACCTTGATGCGTTCGCCGTTCCAGTCGAGATTCACCTTCTTGAAGGGTTCGGCCACTTCCATGTGCAGCGGGCCAAGCCGCCAGTTGTCGAAGTTCATGTCCTCGCTGATCGTGCCGTCATGCGCTTCGACCACCTGTTCGGGAAAATTTGGCCCGAAGAAGCAAGCCATGGCCCGCGCTTCGCCAGTGCCCAGCATGCTGGGATAGATAAATCCGGCCATCTGCTGTTCCGGCATCAGGAAGATATGCGCCAGGGATTCCCTGCCGTTCGGCGCCAGCTTGTGGCGATATGCGTTCTCGACCGGAAAGTCGGTAAACTGCTTCGTAACTTCAGGCATCTTGCCTTGTTCTCCTGGTTGCCGCGGAAGGCGGGCGCCATGAATGCCGGGTTTCGGCGTGGCGCCCCCCGATCCGCGGGATAGCGGTGGTTATTTCCCGCCGTTCTTGAGTTCGTTGAAATCCGTGCCTGCCTGGATCATGCGTTCCGCAAACGGCGCCATCATCACCGCGCTGCAGCCGCCGTCGACCGGCAGCACCACGCCATTGACATAGGCCGAGGCATCGCTGGCCAGGAACAGCACCGCTTCGGCGATATCCTTCGGATAGGCCACGCGGCCGGACGGGATCAACGTGCCGAGGCGCTTGTCGAGGAAGGACTCGAACTCGGTGGCCTGATCTTCCGACACGCCAAACGCGCGAGCCATGATCGGCGTCATCGTGATGCCCGGGCAAATGGCGTTGGAACGGATGCCATGCGCGCCCAGTTCGATGACGGCCTGGCGCACCACGCCGAGAACGGCATGCTTGGTGATGGTATAGGCGGCGGAGGACCAGCCCCCCTGGATCGCGGCCGTGCTGGCGGTGGAGATAATGGTGCCGCCCGTGCCCTGCTTGATGAATTGCCGTGCGGCGTGCTTGTGGCCCGAAACCACGGAATTGACGAGGAGAGCCGAAGTATCGTTCATCCCGCCGAGATCAATATCCACCAGGGAGTCGCGATTGCCGGGGGCGCCCGCATTGTTGAATATGATGTCCAGCTTACCGAAACGGTCAACCGCGGTCTGCACCAGACGCTCGATCGCGGAATCGTCCGTCACGTCGGTATGGACATAAACGA contains:
- a CDS encoding DUF7064 domain-containing protein; protein product: MPEVTKQFTDFPVENAYRHKLAPNGRESLAHIFLMPEQQMAGFIYPSMLGTGEARAMACFFGPNFPEQVVEAHDGTISEDMNFDNWRLGPLHMEVAEPFKKVNLDWNGERIKVKASFEGTHPPYPFSTHPKGNPPYFGDNRTEQHGRVVADIEIDGQKYPHTGFLVRDHSWGPRIWGINQHYKWIHATTGDSSMHFFEMQAFGKTELRGFLFKDGAMRHIADVDYDFTFGDDMLQKTFQVTVTDTEGRKSFIDYKMFGILQSSHDPKTIINTGCATLEFDGVAGVGVCEFNWNKNYFDFVKDYVTQYG
- a CDS encoding PQQ-dependent dehydrogenase, methanol/ethanol family, coding for MTTIVRPKWLFSLIASLALAGCGSADRTTTASGSPNWERLLAAAENPNDWVTYGGTFDEQRFSGLTQISDANVGQLGLAWSYEFDTNRAQETTPLAYDGVIYATTAWSKVFALDATTGKLIWSYDPEVPGEAGAKGCCDVGNRGAAIYDGKLYFGTFDGRLIALDIKTGKPVWTVVTVDQSKPYTITGAPRIVKGKVVIGNGGAELGVRGYVSAYDAETGKQAWRFYTVPGNPADGRDNAASDNVLASKASSTWFGKFWEAGGGGTVWDSIVYDPELDQLYIGVGNGSPWNHKIRSQGKGDNLFLSSIVALDPDTGKYRWHYQASPGESWDYTNTQSIILATLDIEGKPRKVLMQAPKNGFFFVIDRNNGKLLSAKNYVEVNWASGYDLNTGRPIENPEARYDQGSFVAIPGALGGHNWQPMAFSPRTGLAYIPGQDAVFGYDNPEQYKYRPGRWNTGIGTIGAAAPDDANQFQAIRKMLRGRLIAWDPIGQKAAWTFDYDEPWNGGVLSTAGNLVFQGDTKGNFRAFAADNGKVLWTAKLGMPIMAAPTSFAVDGVQYVAVAAGYGGAYALTSAFNDNPSPQQNGRLYVFKVGGKAAIPELAKLAFGPPNPATDKFTPQQIARGKEQFATDCWMCHGPGSVSSGVAPDLRRSGALGDAQMWKQIVIDGALKDSGMIGFAKYMTAADAEGIRAYISDRAAALKQSEKGSGK
- a CDS encoding aldehyde dehydrogenase family protein; amino-acid sequence: MRDYLDFYIDGAWVSPAQPKTLDVIDPSTEQPVGRISLGSAADVDRAVAAAQRAFSSFGRSSKAERLDLLDAIIAAYKAREKDLADAVREEMGAPSLLASGAHVPFALMHFETARKLLPDFSYDVDHGSTLITKEPIGVVGMITPWNWPLNQIACKVAPALAVGCTMILKPSEVAPFSGQIFAEVMDAAGVPAGVFNMVQGDGPTVGAAISAHPGVDMVSFTGSTRGGVEVARNAASTVKRVHQELGGKSANIILDDADFESAVHQGVAAMMVNSGQSCNAPSRMLVPAARMQEASEIAKRTIAQQKVGAPTEEVNLGPVVSDVQWNRIQSLIEKGIEEGADLVAGGPGKPEGLNQGYYVRPTVFGGVNNQMTIAREEIFGPVLVIIGYDNEDQAIEIANDTPYGLAGYVQSGDIGHARDVASRIRAGQVALNYAPLDLAAPFGGYKQSGNGREWGEHAFHEFMEAKAVLGYAPA
- a CDS encoding alpha/beta hydrolase; its protein translation is MSKAVVLPETAAILEALAAQEGPALSEMTAPEMRSVYGQLGDLFDLPPVPGITTADFTGASIPMRVYHPGEPKAAPVIVYMHGGGWVIGDLESHHSLCTQIAGQTGLRVVAVDYRLAPEARFPAAHEDCIAAVGHVLSSPAELGAPVTGVAVAGDSAGANLAFAVSSHYGEGVLAQLLIYPVGDCAGTDTASYRDFGEGYLLDKPLMDRFIDEYLPSVEARADLRVSPLRGELAGRFPPTMILAAGLDPLRDEGRLLVGRIAQTGSEVHFLEAEGLIHGMATMRKVLPTGDRILQQTFGQFAELIKDRSDKAQEREA
- a CDS encoding SDR family NAD(P)-dependent oxidoreductase, giving the protein MGRLAGKVAVVTGGVSGIGLGTVELFVEEGAKVAVGDIQDDLGKALEARFPDKVVYVHTDVTDDSAIERLVQTAVDRFGKLDIIFNNAGAPGNRDSLVDIDLGGMNDTSALLVNSVVSGHKHAARQFIKQGTGGTIISTASTAAIQGGWSSAAYTITKHAVLGVVRQAVIELGAHGIRSNAICPGITMTPIMARAFGVSEDQATEFESFLDKRLGTLIPSGRVAYPKDIAEAVLFLASDASAYVNGVVLPVDGGCSAVMMAPFAERMIQAGTDFNELKNGGK